From Coffea arabica cultivar ET-39 chromosome 2e, Coffea Arabica ET-39 HiFi, whole genome shotgun sequence, the proteins below share one genomic window:
- the LOC113730951 gene encoding clathrin light chain 2-like: MASFDTFSIDGEDQATTRQFEDGGYGGYDSYTAFSSADTPPYQSGGGGGFPAGYEEEEVTVEHVSHSVNSSDPFGFEADQEAAPFEGPGAPIPNGNGRPYDLGEDTEGIFRSDGPVLPPPTEMQEEGFALREWRRLNAIRLEEKEKREKEIRNQIILEGEEYKQAFYEKRKVNIETNKNNNREKEKLYLAGQEKFHKEVDKHYWKAIGELIPHEVPNIEKRRGKKEQEKKPSITVIQGPKPGKPTDLTRMRQILVKLKHNPPPHMMPPPPAPSKDDKAGKDAKDGKDAKAKTGKDAEANAKGSAVGEAAAAPTKEKEPVANGSAPTSAEETEAVTSEQPAN; the protein is encoded by the exons atggcTTCTTTTGATACATTTAGCATTGACGGTGAGGATCAGGCGACGACACGTCAGTTCGAAGACGGAGGTTACGGTGGGTACGACTCTTACACGGCGTTTTCCTCCGCCGATACTCCGCCGTACCAAAGCGGCGGCGGGGGAGGATTTCCAGCTGGATACGAAGAAGAGGAAGTGACGGTGGAACACGTCTCCCACTCTGTCAACAGTTCGGATCCCTTCGGATTCGAGGCGGATCAGGAAGCTGCACCGTTTGAGGGGCCGGGGGCTCCAATTCCGAATGGAAATGGGAGGCCTTATGATCTCGGGGAGGATACGGAGGGGATTTTTAGATCCGATGGACCTGTGCTGCCACCGCCTACTGAAATGCAAGAAGAAGGCTTTGCTCTCCGGGAGTGGCGGAG GTTGAATGCTATTCGACTTGAGGAGAAGGAGAAGAGGGAAAAGGAGATAAGGAACCAAATTATTCTAGAAGGTGAAGAGTACAAGCAGGCTTTTtatgagaaaagaaaggttAATATTGAGACCAACAAGAACAACAACAGAGAGAAAGAGAAG TTGTACTTGGCAGGTCAAGAGAAATTTCACAAGGAGGTTGATAAGCACTATTGGAAAGCCATAGGAGAATTGATTCCGCATGAGGTCCCGAATATTGAGAAAAGGAGAGGGAAGAAGGAACAAGAAAAGAAGCCATCAATCACCGTCATCCAAGGACCCAAACCTGGCAAACCCACCGATCTTACAAGGATGCGCCAAATATTAGTGAAGCTCAAGCACAATCCCCCGCCTCACATGATGCCGCCTCCGCCTGCTCCTTCCAAGGATGATAAAGCTGGGAAGGATGCAAAGGATGGGAAAGATGCAAAGGCCAAGACTGGAAAAGACGCTGAAGCTAATGCCAAGGGGTCTGCAGTCGGTGAGGCAGCTGCCGCCCCCACTAAAGAAAAAGAACCAGTTGCTAATGGCTCTGCTCCCACATCTGCTGAAGAGACTGAAGCTGTGACTAGTGAGCAGCCTGCTAATTAA
- the LOC113730952 gene encoding cold-responsive protein kinase 1-like isoform X2: MGCCCFGASSTKQNRANYFSRPHTGDAEGILLGKTKNFSINELNAATDNFHQSNKIGRGGFGTVYKGKLKNGTPVAVKRLSAFSKQGVREFLTEIETISNVQHPNLVQMIGCCVHGPDRILVYAYLENKSLDNALLGRSRAVNLEWSKRTAICMGTARGLAYLHEELVPHIVHRDIKASNILLDKDFAPKIGDFGLAKLFPDDITHISTKIAGTTGYLAPEYALGGQLTMKADIYSFGVVVLEIVSGKSSSSSFWGGARKLLLEEAWQFYEEGKLLELVDPELKEFPEQEVLRYMKVALFCTQAKAHRRPLMSQVIEMLSRDIRLNEKELTPPGFFQESDGDTK, encoded by the exons ATGGGTTGTTGCTGCTTTGGTGCCTCTAGTACCAAGCAGAATAGGGCTAACTATTTTTCTCGTCCACACACGGGTGATGCTGAAG GGATTTTACTTGGTAAGACAAAGAACTTCTCAATCAATGAATTAAATGCAGCAACAGATAACTTTCATCAAAGCAATAAGATAGGGCGAGGAGGATTTGGGACAGTTTACAAG GGAAAACTGAAGAATGGAACTCCAGTTGCTGTGAAGAGGCTTTCTGCTTTCTCGAAGCAGGGTGTGCGTGAATTTTTGACTGAGATTGAAACTATATCAAATGTTCAACATCCAAACCTTGTTCAGATGATCGGATGCTGTGTACATGGACCTGACAGGATACTGGTCTACGCGTATTTAGAAAACAAAAGCCTTGATAATGCACTACTtg GTAGAAGTAGGGCTGTAAATCTGGAGTGGAGCAAAAGAACAGCTATCTGCATGGGCACTGCAAGGGGTCTTGCATATCTTCATGAAGAACTTGTGCCACACATAGTGCACCGAGACATTAAAGCTAGTAATATACTTCTTGACAAGGACTTTGCGCCAAAAATTGGAGATTTTGGGTTGGCTAAACTTTTTCCGGATGACATAACCCACATCAGCACGAAAATAGCAGGGACAAC AGGTTACCTAGCGCCTGAATATGCATTGGGTGGTCAGCTAACAATGAAGGCTGACATTTACAGCTTTGGTGTGGTAGTACTTGAAATTGTAAGCGGTAAGAGCAGTTCAAGTTCATTCTGGGGAGGAGCACGGAAATTACTTCTGGAAGAG GCATGGCAATTCTATGAAGAAGGGAAGTTGTTGGAGTTAGTTGATCCAGAACTGAAGGAGTTTCCTGAGCAAGAGGTCCTTAGGTATATGAAGGTAGCCCTTTTCTGCACACAAGCTAAAGCGCATCGAAGGCCGTTGATGAGCCAGGTTATAGAGATGCTCTCGAGAGACATCCGGCTTAATGAGAAGGAACTTACACCCCCAGGTTTCTTCCAAGAATCAG ATGGGgacacaaaataa
- the LOC113730952 gene encoding cold-responsive protein kinase 1-like isoform X1 has protein sequence MGCCCFGASSTKQNRANYFSRPHTGDAEGILLGKTKNFSINELNAATDNFHQSNKIGRGGFGTVYKGKLKNGTPVAVKRLSAFSKQGVREFLTEIETISNVQHPNLVQMIGCCVHGPDRILVYAYLENKSLDNALLGRSRAVNLEWSKRTAICMGTARGLAYLHEELVPHIVHRDIKASNILLDKDFAPKIGDFGLAKLFPDDITHISTKIAGTTGYLAPEYALGGQLTMKADIYSFGVVVLEIVSGKSSSSSFWGGARKLLLEEAWQFYEEGKLLELVDPELKEFPEQEVLRYMKVALFCTQAKAHRRPLMSQVIEMLSRDIRLNEKELTPPGFFQESGGLSSLQSKEKSSEGSTSYQMSSVPVTITQVKAR, from the exons ATGGGTTGTTGCTGCTTTGGTGCCTCTAGTACCAAGCAGAATAGGGCTAACTATTTTTCTCGTCCACACACGGGTGATGCTGAAG GGATTTTACTTGGTAAGACAAAGAACTTCTCAATCAATGAATTAAATGCAGCAACAGATAACTTTCATCAAAGCAATAAGATAGGGCGAGGAGGATTTGGGACAGTTTACAAG GGAAAACTGAAGAATGGAACTCCAGTTGCTGTGAAGAGGCTTTCTGCTTTCTCGAAGCAGGGTGTGCGTGAATTTTTGACTGAGATTGAAACTATATCAAATGTTCAACATCCAAACCTTGTTCAGATGATCGGATGCTGTGTACATGGACCTGACAGGATACTGGTCTACGCGTATTTAGAAAACAAAAGCCTTGATAATGCACTACTtg GTAGAAGTAGGGCTGTAAATCTGGAGTGGAGCAAAAGAACAGCTATCTGCATGGGCACTGCAAGGGGTCTTGCATATCTTCATGAAGAACTTGTGCCACACATAGTGCACCGAGACATTAAAGCTAGTAATATACTTCTTGACAAGGACTTTGCGCCAAAAATTGGAGATTTTGGGTTGGCTAAACTTTTTCCGGATGACATAACCCACATCAGCACGAAAATAGCAGGGACAAC AGGTTACCTAGCGCCTGAATATGCATTGGGTGGTCAGCTAACAATGAAGGCTGACATTTACAGCTTTGGTGTGGTAGTACTTGAAATTGTAAGCGGTAAGAGCAGTTCAAGTTCATTCTGGGGAGGAGCACGGAAATTACTTCTGGAAGAG GCATGGCAATTCTATGAAGAAGGGAAGTTGTTGGAGTTAGTTGATCCAGAACTGAAGGAGTTTCCTGAGCAAGAGGTCCTTAGGTATATGAAGGTAGCCCTTTTCTGCACACAAGCTAAAGCGCATCGAAGGCCGTTGATGAGCCAGGTTATAGAGATGCTCTCGAGAGACATCCGGCTTAATGAGAAGGAACTTACACCCCCAGGTTTCTTCCAAGAATCAGGTGGGCTTAGTAGCTTACAGTCAAAAGAGAAGTCGTCTGAAGGCTCTACTAGCTATCAGATGAGCTCTGTTCCTGTCACTATCACTCAGGTCAAAGCTAGATGA
- the LOC113730953 gene encoding mediator of RNA polymerase II transcription subunit 16-like isoform X5, producing the protein MNDSNPSPHPSKDSAAAAPAPEEEEEEEEESSSSAITIISASVSVEASKGPAEKPEITAGEEEPQPMAVSEKEAAAVAGPPDDHMDVDNVSPATVFCIKLKQPRSNLLHKMSVPELCRYFSAVAWCGKLNAIACASETCARIPSSNANPPFWIPIHIVIPERPTECAVFNVVADSPRDLVQFMEWSPTSCPRALLIANFHGRITIWTQPSQGPACIVRDASSWHLEYEWRQDIAVATKWLSGVSPYRWLSSRSANSAKSTFEEKFLSQQPEAPAGWPNFLCVCSVFSSGSVQLHWSQWPPTQSGTPSKWFCTSKGLLGAGPSGIMAADAIITDSGAMHVAGVPIVNPSTVVVWEVTAGPWNGFQASPKASVGNGVPPSVNPPSWDGFAPLAAYLFSWQEYLLLEAKQGRKYTEQDYNEMVTLHCSPVSNFSAYVSPEAAGQSASATTTWGSGVTAVAFDPTRGGSVIAVVIVEGQYMSPYDPDEGPSVTGWRVQRWEATVENVVLHPIFGNPSSTFGGEAPKQTVWVNKGMKCTPATNDFRSPQTAAAVPSPDGRNSSDPGVEVTKTVGFDHFDLPSDVRTLARIVYSSHGGEIAVAFLRGGVNVFSGASFTHVDKYQIDVGAAIAAPAFSSTSCCSASVWHDTSKDCTMLKIIRVLPPATSSSQLKANSVTWERAIAERFWWSLLVGVDWWDAIGCTQSAAEDGIVSLNSVIAVLDADFHSLPSTHHRQQYGPSLDRIKCRLLEGTNAQEVRAMVLDMQARLLLDMLGKGIESALVNPSALLSEPWHASGEALSVLDPEAMAVEPALVPIIQAYVDAVLDLASHFITRLRRYASFCRTLASHAVTAGTGGSRNMVTSPTQSSASPTATQGAQGGTASSTGSTQMQAWVQGAIAKISSTADTVPNSAPNPISGPSSFMPISINTGTFPGTPAVRLIGDCHFLHRLCQLLLFCFLFWRTQVPRLYGSSQRNADSAAQKPQPNNSGRVEESNSVPAKPGSAKIRGEEAQGPRAGQLAAAAKGPEEVPSSRSRLGSGNAGQGYTFEENVG; encoded by the exons ATGAATGATTCAAACCCTTCTCCACATCCCTCCAAGGACtctgctgctgctgctcctgctcctgaagaagaagaagaagaagaagaagagtccTCGTCTTCTGCTATTACTATTATTTCTGCTTCGGTTTCTGTAGAAGCTTCCAAGGGTCCCGCCGAGAAGCCTGAAATTACAGCCGGAGAGGAAGAACCGCAGCCCATGGCGGTGTCGGAGAAGGAGGCCGCTGCGGTGGCAGGACCCCCGGATGATCATATGGACGTGGATAACGTGAGTCCGGCGACTGTTTTTTGTATTAAGCTGAAGCAGCCGAGGTCTAATTTGCTTCATAAAATGAGCGTTCCCGAGCTTTGTCGTTATTTCAG CGCTGTTGCTTGGTGCGGTAAGCTTAATGCAATAGCATGTGCATCGGAAACTTGTGCCAGAATCCCAAG TTCAAACGCAAATCCTCCATTTTGGATTCCTATACATATAGTGATCCCAGAGCGACCAACTGAGTGTGCAGTATTCAATGTTGTAGCAG ATTCTCCTCGAGACTTGGTTCAGTTTATGGAATGGTCTCCTACATCCTGCCCTCGAGCGTTGCTCATAGCGAATTTTCATGGGAGGATAACCATCTGGACCCAACCTTCTCAA GGTCCAGCCTGTATAGTAAGAGATGCTAGCAGCTGGCATCTGGAATATGAGTGGCGTCAGGATATAGCAGTAGCTACAAAATGGTTGTCAGGTGTTTCTCCG TATAGGTGGCTATCATCGAGATCTGCTAATTCAGCAAAGTCAACTTTTGAGGAAAAATTTCTTTCCCAGCAGCCAGAAGCTCCAG CTGGTTGGCCAAATTTCCTGTGTGTGTGCTCTGTCTTCTCATCTGGATCTGTTCAGCTCCATTGGAGTCAGTGGCCGCCCACTCAAAGTGGTACACCATCAAAGTGGTTTTGCACAAGCAAAGGGCTCTTGGGAGCTGGGCCGAGTGGCATTATGGCAGCTGATGCTATTATAACAGATTCTGGAGCCATGCATGTGGCAGGTGTTCCCATTGTTAACCCATCAACTGTTGTTGTTTGGGAGGTGACTGCTGGCCCTTGGAATGGATTTCAAGCTTCTCCAAAGGCTAGTGTAGGTAATGGTGTTCCACCATCAGTGAATCCTCCTTCATGGGATGGTTTTGCCCCCTTGGCTGCATACCTGTTCAGTTGGCAGGAGTATTTACTGCTAGAAGCTAAGCAAGGGAGAAAATACACTGAGCAAGACTATAATGAGATGGTGACACTTCATTGTTCACCAGTTTCAAACTTTTCTGCATATGTCAGTCCTGAAGCTGCAGGGCAATCTGCTTCTGCTACCACCACATGGGGTTCTGGTGTCACTGCTGTCGCATTTGATCCAACTCGTGGTGGTTCTGTAATAGCTGTCGTGATAGTTGAAG GGCAATACATGTCCCCATATGATCCAGATGAGGGTCCCTCGGTCACAGGATGGAGAGTTCAACGTTGGGAGGCGACCGTTGAGAATGTTGTCCTCCATCCTATATTTGGAAATCCTTCTTCTACTTTTGGTGGTGAGGCACCAAAGCAGACAGTTTGGGTGAACAAAGGAATGAAGTGTACTCCAGCAACAAATGATTTCAGAAGTCCTCAAACAGCTGCTGCTGTGCCTTCTCCTGATGGAAGAAATTCATCTGACCCTGGTGTTGAGGTGACAAAAACAGTGGGTTTTGACCACTTTGATTTGCCAAGTGATGTTAGAACACTTGCTCGTATTGTTTATTCCTCTCATGGTGGTGAGATTGCGGTAGCTTTTCTACGAGGTGGCGTGAATGTCTTCTCAGGTGCAAGCTTTACACATGTTGATAAGTACCAGATTGATGTTGGTGCTGCAATTGCTGCTCCTGCCTTCTCTTCTACTAGTTGTTGTTCAGCTTCTGTCTGGCATGATACAAGCAAGGATTGCACCATGTTGAAAATCATTCGTGTTCTTCCTCCTGCTACTTCAAGTAGTCAACTTAAAGCTAACTCTGTGACCTGGGAACGAGCAATTGCTGAGAG ATTTTGGTGGAGTCTTTTAGTGGGGGTTGACTGGTGGGATGCTATAGGCTGCACTCAAAGTGCAGCTGAGGATGGAATTG TGTCATTGAACAGTGTTATTGCTGTGTTGGATGCTGATTTCCACTCTCTTCCTTCCACTCACCACCGACAGCAATATGGACCT AGTCTAGACAGGATCAAATGTAGGCTTCTAGAAGGTACAAATGCACAAGAAGTCAGGGCAATGGTACTTGACATGCAAGCAAGGTTGTTGCTAGATATGCTTGGCAAAGGTATTGAATCGGCTTTAGTAAATCCTTCAGCTTTGCTATCTGAACCATGGCATGCATCTGGTGAGGCATTATCTGTTTTAGATCCTGAGGCAATGGCTGTTGAACCAGCACTCGTCCCAATCATCCAG GCTTATGTGGATGCAGTACTTGATCTTGCATCCCACTTCATCACGCGGTTGCGGCGTTATGCTAGTTTCTGCCGTACATTGGCAAGTCATGCTGTTACTGCTGGCACTGGAGGGAGCCGGAATATGGTAACTAGTCCCACCCAAAGTTCTGCTTCTCCTACTGCGACTCAGG GAGCTCAGGGTGGCACTGCTAGTTCCACCGGAAGTACCCAGATGCAAGCTTGGGTTCAAGGAGCCATTGCAAAGATTAGTAGTACTGCTGATACAGTACCAAATTCAGCCCCAAATCCCATAAGTGGCCCTTCAAGTTTTATGCCTATAAGTATAAACACAGGCACTTTCCCAGGAACACCAGCTGTTAGGCTTATTGGAGACTGCCATTTCCTTCACCGATTGTGTCAACTTTTGCTTTTCTGCTTTTTGTTTTGGCGAACACAAGTACCACGTTTGTATGGCAGTTCTCAAAGAAATGCTGATTCAGCTGCACAAAAACCTCAGCCTAATAATTCAGGCAGAGTAGAAGAATCTAACTCTGTCCCTGCGAAACCAGGGTCAGCGAAGATTAGAGGAGAAGAAGCACAGGGTCCAAGAGCTGGCCAGTTGGCTGCAGCAGCAAAAGGACCGGAAGAAGTTCCATCCAGCCGGTCAAGGCTGGGTTCTGGCAATGCGGGTCAAGGATATACATTTGAGGAG